The Halobacillus ihumii genomic sequence TTCCAAAACGTTTATTCTTCGCAATTTAGCGGTTCAACCGAAACGAAGGAAGCAAACGGCGACAAATATCAAGCATTGAAACGCAAAATGAAAAACGTTGACTTGCTTGTTCTTGACGACATTGGTCTTCGTGGAATGACTGAAGCGTTCACGACTGAAGTTTACGAAATCATTGACGAACGTGAAACGGAAGAACGGGCGACAATTTTCACTTCAAACACGCCTGACGACCGAATTCATGAATACGTCGGTGAACAAGTCGCTTCACGAATCGAAGGCATGACCCACGCAATTCCATTCAAAGGAAAAGACAATCGCAAGAAGTCGTTATAAACGAAAGGGGGTTCGACTTCATGGTTGAAGAACAAATTATTTCGAAAATGTTAGATAATAACGACGTTCATTCCGTACTGAAGTACAACGTCAACAAGGACGACTTCAAGCGATTGGACGACGTTTTTGAATATATTGTTGACTATCGAAAGCAATACGGGGCTTGCCCAAACGTTGAAACGGTAGTTTCTGAATTTGACGATTTTGAATATCAAGAAGCCGTTCATGAACCGTTCAAAGGTCTTTCGGCACGTTTGAAAAAGCAATCGGCAAAACGTCAAGCATTCGAAATGCTGCAAATGGAAGCGAAGACGAAATACAAGGAATTAGACGGTGACGAATTCGTTTTGTGGCTTGGCGAAAGAACGAAACAAATTGAACGTCAAACGTCAACCGAATTTTCGGCGGGAACTAACTTCGCAATTAATGGACAAGAACGAAAAGAACGGTATGAAGAAGCGAAAGAAACCCGAACACACCGATATATTCCCCTTCCATATAACACGTTGAACGAAAAAATGACGGGCATGGAATTAGGTGATTACGTTCTTTTAATGGCTTATACGAACAGGGGTAAAAGTTGGATTGCGACGGATATGGGTCGGAAAGCTTGGCGAAGTGGATTCGGCGTCCTCCATTACTCACCCGAACTTTCGAAATCACAACAAGAATCACGTATTGAAACGATAGACGGAAAATTTGTCAATTCGGATTTACGCCGTGGGCAATTGGAAAACGAAGAAGAATATTACGCTTACTTGGAGCAATTCGAATTATCTGAAGAAGAACAAACGCCCTATATCGTGAAGACAATGGAAGACTTGCCGCATGGATTG encodes the following:
- a CDS encoding DnaB-like helicase C-terminal domain-containing protein, whose product is MVEEQIISKMLDNNDVHSVLKYNVNKDDFKRLDDVFEYIVDYRKQYGACPNVETVVSEFDDFEYQEAVHEPFKGLSARLKKQSAKRQAFEMLQMEAKTKYKELDGDEFVLWLGERTKQIERQTSTEFSAGTNFAINGQERKERYEEAKETRTHRYIPLPYNTLNEKMTGMELGDYVLLMAYTNRGKSWIATDMGRKAWRSGFGVLHYSPELSKSQQESRIETIDGKFVNSDLRRGQLENEEEYYAYLEQFELSEEEQTPYIVKTMEDLPHGLTLEAIEADLEMNPNISLAIIDGFNLMTHKGGGSNRDAMSNTSRKIRQLFARYGVTVLLVHQTPTSAEKENKEDDEEGARLVKPPTVDQYSETIAVVQDAATVLTFDQHDGIGKLLVAKCREPAVGEVVDLHCDFNRGYIGEPDLTARF